The Candidatus Methylomirabilota bacterium genome contains the following window.
GCGTGGTGATGAATGCGGCCGTCCGGAGCATGGCGCGCGGGACGCCCTCGGCGGTGTAAGTCGCCGCTCCGGGCGCGGCGGGCACCCGTTCGCCGCGCCACCCACCCGCGCCGCGCAAGCCTCATGAATTATCCGCGCTAGTAGAGACGTTCAGAAGGAAGGGCCACGCCCCCCTTTGACCTGGGCGTGTGTCGGAGTAAAGCAGCCCGGCTCCGACCACCGAGCCCGTGGTGCATCGAGCGGTGCTCCGAGCGGCGGCTTCGCCGCCGCCACGATGGGGGGCATCGGGGGGGTCTTCCGGGACCCCCCCGAAATGACCTAGTAGCCGAGCGAGCGGTCGACGACCTCCCGGAGCGGCTCACTCGCGAGGAAGCGCCGCAGGTTCTCCACGAACAGCTCGGCGACCAGCTCGTCGCGAAACGGATGGAGCCCCCCGATGTGGGGCAGCACCGTGATCCCCTCGGTGACCCAGAAGGGGTGCTCGGGCGGCAAGGGCTCGGTGGTGAAGACGTCGAGGACGGCGCCCGCGATGGTGCGGGAGCGGACGGCCTCGACCAGGTCGGCGTCGACCACCAGCTCGCCCCGGGCGAAGTTGAGGAGGTAGGCCGTCGGCCGCATCGCCCGGAAGCGAGCGGCGTCCATGAACCCGCGGGTCGCCGCCGTCACCGGGAGGAGCAGGAGGACGAAGTCCGCGACCGCCAGGACCTCGGCCGTCGCCGCCGGCGGGTACACAAGCTCCACGTGGGGCACCGCCCCGGGAACGCGCTTGGTGCCGACGACGCGCAACTCGAGGGCACCGGCCTTCCGCGCCACCTCGCGGCCGATGGCGCCCAGTCCCAGGATGCCGAGGGTCTTCCCCGCCAGGGGCTCGGAGACCCGCCGGGTCCAGCGGCGCTCGCGCTGATCGAAGGCGGCGGCCGCGTAGGGCTTGGTCAGGTGAAAGAGCGCGCCGAGGATGTTCTCGGGCATCTGGATCCGGTGGGTGCCGCGCGCGCAGGTCAGCGCGACCGCCGGCGGGAGGTCGGGGCGGGCCAGCCACCCCTCGACCCCGGCCGTCAGCGCCTGGATCCAGCGCAGGCGCGGCGCCCGGGCCAGGAGTCCCTTCGGCACCCGCCAGGCGAGCAGCGCGTCACAGCGGGCGAGGAGATCGGGCGAGGGTGTCTCGCCGGCGGCGACGGCCACGAGCTCCACCCGGTCGGCCAGTCCCGCGCGCTCCATCGCCGCACGGTAGACCGGGGCCTGGTCGAGCCAGAGGAGCAGCGTGGGCAGGGTCACGGAACCCCAAGATACACCCGGCGCGTCCCGCCCGACACCCGACGCCGCCGGCGTCGGCGCCGGCGCGGGCCGGCAAGGCCCGAGCTAACCGGCGGTGGCCTTCTTCTTGGGCGGTGGCTCGGGCGAGAGCAGGGGAAGCGCCTCGATCTCGCCCGGAAGCATACCGGTCAGGGACTTGGCGTTGCGCGCGATCACCTCGGCGGCGTGGATGTAGCCGGCCTCGTCCAGGCGCCCCGAGCTCATGAGCTGCGACCATCCCAGGATGGCCATGAGCGCCGTCCGCATGTCGTGCCAGCAGAACTCGAGCTCGCTCCCCCGCCTCGCCGCCATGCCCCGCCGCACGACGTCGGTCGCCCGCCGCACCTGCCCCAGTGCGGCCGACAGCTCCCGCCGCAAGCCGTCCCGCCCGTCCTGGTGGCCCTCCAGAAGGTCGAGCGCGCTCTCCAGCGACCCGCTGACGATCTTCAGGTTGCGGTGCAGGTCGCGGACCCAAAGGTTTCCCACCGCGCTTCCCCCTGGCTTTACCCCGGTCGGGGCCCCCGGAGTATCCGGAGCACGGCCGAGGCAAGCGTCACGTCGTCGACCGGCTTCATCAGGTGGGCGTCGAACCCCTGCTCGAAGGTGCGCATGTAGTCCGCGTCGGCGCCGTACGCGGTGAGGGCGACGACCGGCAGGTGCGCCCAGTGGGGATCGGCCCGGAGCTGCCGGACGAAGCCGAACCCATCCATCCTCGGCATCCGGAGGTCGCACACTACCGCGTTCGGCCGAAGCCGCGTCAGCAGATGGATGGCCTCCAGCCCGTCGGCCGCGACCACGACCCAGGCCCCGTGCTGCTCGAGCATGACGCGCGTGAGCTCGCGAGCGTCGGGATCGTCCTCGACGACCAGGATCACGGTCCCGTCGAGGCGCGGGAGGGCTTCGCTCCCTCGAGGGACCGACCGGAGTCGCCGGCCGACCGGCTTCCTCGAAGCGTCCTGACCGGGGCGGGACCTCGCCGGCCCGGCGCCGCCGGAGGTGGCCTCCTTGGGCGCAAGCCCGCCCATCCGGGCGACAGGCACCAGTCGCACCCCGGCGTCCGCCCGGCCCGGGGCATTCGCGGGGAGCGACGCCTCCGACGAGGGGCTAGTAGAGTGGTCCGTCCGCAGGGCGCTGGGGTCCTGGCCGGCCATGCTCATCCCTGTAGGGACACCTCTCTACTGTACAACCCGGTATCGGTCCGTCTCTTCCGGAAACGGTCAGATCCCCTCCCGAGGCCTCGAAGGTGCACGGCGGCGAACCCGCTCACGGCCCGCTTGCGCCGTCAGCCGGCATACTTACGTCCCTCGCCCGGATCGGTGGTCAAAGGCGTAGGTCTCCGCGCGTGATTAGGGTGCAACGGCCATGCCGGCCAGACACTCACCCGAGAGTCAGCCGGTCCCGGTACGCGGGGACCACAGTCTCCCAGCCGAGCTCGGCGCGAACTCGCCGCGCGAGCGCCGCCGCCGGATCCGGGTCTCCGTGGACGACGAACACGCGCTTGGGTGGAGGCGTCGCGGTGCGAAGCCAGGCCAGGAGCCCGTCGGCATCCGCGTGCGCGGAAAGCCCGTGGACCGTCTCGACATGCGCGCGGACGGGGACCTCCTCGCCGAAGATCCGGAGCG
Protein-coding sequences here:
- a CDS encoding response regulator; protein product: MILVVEDDPDARELTRVMLEQHGAWVVVAADGLEAIHLLTRLRPNAVVCDLRMPRMDGFGFVRQLRADPHWAHLPVVALTAYGADADYMRTFEQGFDAHLMKPVDDVTLASAVLRILRGPRPG
- a CDS encoding D-2-hydroxyacid dehydrogenase; amino-acid sequence: MTLPTLLLWLDQAPVYRAAMERAGLADRVELVAVAAGETPSPDLLARCDALLAWRVPKGLLARAPRLRWIQALTAGVEGWLARPDLPPAVALTCARGTHRIQMPENILGALFHLTKPYAAAAFDQRERRWTRRVSEPLAGKTLGILGLGAIGREVARKAGALELRVVGTKRVPGAVPHVELVYPPAATAEVLAVADFVLLLLPVTAATRGFMDAARFRAMRPTAYLLNFARGELVVDADLVEAVRSRTIAGAVLDVFTTEPLPPEHPFWVTEGITVLPHIGGLHPFRDELVAELFVENLRRFLASEPLREVVDRSLGY